From a single Lolium rigidum isolate FL_2022 chromosome 7, APGP_CSIRO_Lrig_0.1, whole genome shotgun sequence genomic region:
- the LOC124672158 gene encoding probable serine/threonine-protein kinase PIX13 codes for MGNCFGSEEAELVEVEKAPGQQRGHEAAAARSLPAMEAPPSAKVVGRRSPGSSMSSFTTRTTSGGTSVGGGGGEPESGTILEAPDLRVFTFAELKAATRNFKPDSLLGEGGFGQVYKGWVDEKTMNPVRSGTGMVIAVKKLNQESLQGLQEWQSEVNFLGRISHPNLVRLLGYCVENRDLLLVYEFMAKGSLENHLFRKSGSFQPISWGMRLRIAIDAARGLAFLHSSEKHVIYRDFKASNILLDTHFNAKLSDFGLAKNGPTGGDSHITTRVMGTYGYAAPEYVATGHLYVKSDVYGFGVVLLEMLTGLRALDTTRPAPQLNLVDWAKPMLADRRKLARLVDPRLEGQYPSKAALRAAQLTLSCLAGDPKNRPSMAEVVVVLEEVERMRPRHRRASPEQDGSGGASPRTAARSVHAGGRHHHHQQSPRPRPGADGARSSHQSPRVR; via the exons ATGgggaactgcttcggctccgaggAGGCCGAGCTGGTGGAGGTCGAGAAGGCGCCGGGCCAGCAGCGCGGGCATGAAG CAGCGGCAGCCCGCAGCCTCCCAGCCATGGAAGCACCACCGAGCGCAAAAGTCGTCGGCAGGAGGTCCCCGGGGTCGTCCATGAGCAGCTTCACCACCCGGACCACGAGCGGCGGCAcctcggtgggcggcggcggcggggagccgGAATCCGGCACGATCCTGGAGGCGCCGGACCTGCGCGTGTTCACGTTCGCGGAGCTCAAGGCGGCGACCCGGAACTTCAAGCCGGACAGCCTGCTGGGGGAGGGCGGGTTCGGGCAGGTGTACAAGGGGTGGGTGGACGAGAAGACCATGAACCCCGTGCGCAGTGGCACCGGCATGGTCATCGCCGTCAAGAAGCTCAACCAGGAGAGCCTCCAGGGCCTGCAGGAATGGCAG TCGGAGGTGAACTTCCTGGGGAGGATATCGCACCCGAACCTGGTGCGGCTGCTGGGGTACTGCGTGGAGAACAGGGACCTCCTGCTCGTCTACGAGTTCATGGCCAAGGGCAGCCTCGAGAACCACCTATTCAGAA AGAGCGGATCCTTCCAACCCATCTCCTGGGGCATGCGGCTGCGGATCGCCATCGACGCCGCGCGCGGACTCGCCTTCCTGCACTCGTCGGAGAAGCACGTCATCTACCGAGACTTCAAGGCCTCCAACATCCTACTCGACACG CACTTCAACGCGAAGCTGTCCGACTTCGGTCTGGCGAAGAACGGGCCGACGGGGGGCGACAGCCACATCACGACGCGCGTGATGGGCACCTACGGGTACGCGGCGCCGGAGTACGTGGCGACGGGGCACCTGTACGTGAAGAGCGACGTGTACGGGTTCGGCGTGGTTCTGCTGGAGATGCTAACGGGGCTGCGCGCGCTGGACACGACGCGGCCGGCGCCGCAGCTCAACCTGGTGGACTGGGCCAAGCCGATGCTGGCGGACCGAAGGAAGCTGGCCCGCCTCGTCGACCCGCGCCTCGAGGGTCAGTACCCATCCAAGGCCGCGCTGCGCGCCGCGCAGCTCACGCTGAGCTGCCTCGCCGGCGACCCCAAGAACCGGCCGTCCATGGCCGAGgtcgtggtggtgctggaggagGTCGAGCGGATGCGGCCGCGGCACCGGCGCGCGTCGCCGGAGCAGGACGGAAGCGGCGGCGCGTCGCCGAGAACCGCCGCGCGGAGCGTGCACGCCGGGGGcaggcaccaccaccaccagcagtcGCCGCGGCCGAGGCCCGGGGCGGACGGCGCGCGGAGCAGCCACCAGTCTCCTCGGGTCAGATGA